One region of Seriola aureovittata isolate HTS-2021-v1 ecotype China chromosome 15, ASM2101889v1, whole genome shotgun sequence genomic DNA includes:
- the cxxc5a gene encoding CXXC-type zinc finger protein 5 isoform X1 — protein MSTGLSEGGRTEDLERSSCKQDSPVTERRNRSGIISEPLSKSLKNSRTLSQYTAVSSATTNGHTDNSESKSHSAKPQPPPQPQPTVSALTAAKLDRTLEQVLEGQNGLLHFAQAAALLKRAGMEHMLLPGGMGVGVGGGDGSSGASDLEGTSVTDAVGGPVDFPYGVGGGFPFNPGLFIMTPAGVFLADSALHMASLAEYPAQSELASAINSGKKKRKRCGMCPPCRRRINCEQCSSCRNRKTGHQICKFRKCEELKKKPSAALEKVMLPTGAAFRWFQ, from the coding sequence ATGTCTACCGGGCTGTCGGAGGGGGGCCGGACAGAGGACCTGGAGCGGAGCAGCTGCAAACAGGACTCTCCTGTTACAGAGCGCAGGAACCGCAGTGGCATCATCAGTGAGCCCCTCAGTAAGAGCCTTAAGAACTCCCGTACCCTCTCCCAGTATACAGCAGTCTCCTCTGCCACCACCAATGGACACACGGACAATAGTGAGAGTAAGAGCCACTCGGCCAAGCCTCAGCCACCCCCGCAGCCCCAGCCCACTGTCTCCGCACTGACAGCAGCCAAGTTGGACCGAACCCTAGAACAGGTTCTGGAGGGACAGAATGGCCTGCTGCACTTTGCCCAGGCAGCAGCACTGTTAAAGCGGGCCGGTATGGAGCACATGCTCCTGCCTGGGGGCATGGGAGTGGGAGTTGGCGGTGGAGATGGAAGCTCGGGGGCTAGCGACTTGGAGGGTACGTCTGTCACGGACGCCGTAGGTGGTCCTGTTGACTTCCCATATGGAGTAGGGGGTGGCTTCCCCTTCAACCCGGGGCTTTTCATCATGACGCCGGCTGGAGTGTTTCTGGCAGACAGTGCACTACACATGGCCAGCCTGGCCGAGTACCCGGCGCAGAGTGAGCTGGCCTCTGCCATCAACTCCGGTAAAAAGAAGCGAAAACGTTGCGGCATGTGCCCACCTTGCCGACGGCGGATTAACTGCGAGCAATGCAGCAGCTGCCGGAATCGCAAAACAGGCCACCAGATCTGCAAGTTTCGCAAATGTGAGGAACTGAAGAAGAagccctctgctgctctggag
- the cxxc5a gene encoding CXXC-type zinc finger protein 5 isoform X2, whose protein sequence is MSTGLSEGGRTEDLERSSCKQDSPVTERRNRSGIISEPLSKSLKNSRTLSQYTAVSSATTNGHTDNSESKSHSAKPQPPPQPQPTVSALTAAKLDRTLEQVLEGQNGLLHFAQAAALLKRAGMEHMLLPGGMGVGVGGGDGSSGASDLEGTSVTDAVGGPVDFPYGVGGGFPFNPGLFIMTPAGVFLADSALHMASLAEYPAQSELASAINSGKKKRKRCGMCPPCRRRINCEQCSSCRNRKTGHQICKFRKCEELKKKPSAALEVMLPTGAAFRWFQ, encoded by the coding sequence ATGTCTACCGGGCTGTCGGAGGGGGGCCGGACAGAGGACCTGGAGCGGAGCAGCTGCAAACAGGACTCTCCTGTTACAGAGCGCAGGAACCGCAGTGGCATCATCAGTGAGCCCCTCAGTAAGAGCCTTAAGAACTCCCGTACCCTCTCCCAGTATACAGCAGTCTCCTCTGCCACCACCAATGGACACACGGACAATAGTGAGAGTAAGAGCCACTCGGCCAAGCCTCAGCCACCCCCGCAGCCCCAGCCCACTGTCTCCGCACTGACAGCAGCCAAGTTGGACCGAACCCTAGAACAGGTTCTGGAGGGACAGAATGGCCTGCTGCACTTTGCCCAGGCAGCAGCACTGTTAAAGCGGGCCGGTATGGAGCACATGCTCCTGCCTGGGGGCATGGGAGTGGGAGTTGGCGGTGGAGATGGAAGCTCGGGGGCTAGCGACTTGGAGGGTACGTCTGTCACGGACGCCGTAGGTGGTCCTGTTGACTTCCCATATGGAGTAGGGGGTGGCTTCCCCTTCAACCCGGGGCTTTTCATCATGACGCCGGCTGGAGTGTTTCTGGCAGACAGTGCACTACACATGGCCAGCCTGGCCGAGTACCCGGCGCAGAGTGAGCTGGCCTCTGCCATCAACTCCGGTAAAAAGAAGCGAAAACGTTGCGGCATGTGCCCACCTTGCCGACGGCGGATTAACTGCGAGCAATGCAGCAGCTGCCGGAATCGCAAAACAGGCCACCAGATCTGCAAGTTTCGCAAATGTGAGGAACTGAAGAAGAagccctctgctgctctggag